One window of Gammaproteobacteria bacterium genomic DNA carries:
- a CDS encoding threonine/serine dehydratase: MQYHEYIAEVYQRIAPHIKKTPVLTSPYFDEKTESNLFFKCENLQYTNAFKVRGAFSKIINMPNKNKIIITASAGNHGLAVAFASKKFGMKAMVVVPEFVPPSRINMIRALGAKVIVHGTTMDELNAKVAEYTQDPNYVYVHGFDDDDIIAGQATIAYELLQEVPDIDVIVVPVGGGGLISGIAQYTKSFNPSINVYGVETIGADAMSKSLAAGHIVALPKITSVAISLGVSKVAERTFEIVKNYVNKIVTVTDEEAIRALKDILEKDKIFVEPASACALSAVISEKIPHIEGKKVAVILSGGNFSLEQLKAYL, translated from the coding sequence TTAAAAAAACACCCGTTTTGACTTCACCATACTTTGATGAAAAAACTGAGAGCAACTTATTTTTTAAATGCGAAAACCTTCAGTATACAAATGCTTTCAAAGTACGTGGCGCATTTAGCAAAATTATAAATATGCCTAATAAAAACAAGATTATTATTACCGCTTCTGCCGGCAATCATGGATTAGCCGTCGCTTTCGCATCCAAAAAATTTGGCATGAAGGCAATGGTTGTTGTACCAGAATTTGTACCACCATCTCGTATCAATATGATACGAGCGTTAGGAGCAAAAGTGATTGTGCATGGCACAACAATGGACGAATTAAACGCTAAAGTTGCTGAATACACCCAAGATCCTAACTATGTATATGTTCATGGATTTGATGATGATGACATTATCGCAGGACAAGCAACTATCGCCTACGAGTTATTACAAGAAGTTCCTGACATTGACGTCATTGTCGTACCTGTGGGTGGCGGTGGACTTATTTCTGGTATAGCGCAGTATACAAAGTCTTTTAACCCAAGTATCAATGTCTATGGTGTCGAAACAATAGGAGCAGATGCTATGTCTAAAAGTCTGGCAGCTGGCCACATTGTTGCCCTTCCAAAAATTACCTCGGTTGCGATTAGTTTAGGCGTTTCTAAAGTAGCAGAAAGAACGTTTGAAATTGTTAAAAATTATGTCAATAAGATAGTGACGGTTACCGATGAAGAAGCAATCCGTGCATTAAAAGATATTTTAGAAAAAGACAAAATATTTGTGGAGCCTGCTTCTGCCTGTGCCTTATCTGCCGTGATTTCTGAAAAAATACCACATATCGAGGGGAAAAAAGTTGCAGTTATTTTAAGTGGTGGTAATTTTTCTCTCGAACAACTCAAGGCTTATTTATAG
- a CDS encoding metallophosphoesterase, whose translation MPKILHLSDLHFGTETKAMLDLLLMDLEQIEPDLIVISGDFTQRALHSQFRSAQQFLKVLDKKKVLCVPGNHDISLHNPFERFFYPFEKYKRYISKTLNPQLEIQGLAILGVNSVTPFKSIQGKITTAQLNVIHNYFRSFPATTVKIAVMHHNLIRSDRHKIISNSEELIATLGASKVNLVLSGHLHYACYEQIERDSFAHPLYVVTAGTAVSRRLRQGQNSYNILQIDSSYCKMSVRVYDKNQFITFKENEFNL comes from the coding sequence ATGCCAAAAATATTGCATCTATCTGATCTTCATTTTGGAACTGAAACCAAAGCCATGTTGGATTTGCTCTTAATGGATCTTGAACAAATCGAGCCTGATCTTATCGTCATCAGTGGCGATTTTACTCAGCGTGCCTTACACTCACAATTTCGTTCCGCTCAACAATTTTTAAAAGTACTGGATAAAAAAAAGGTTCTATGTGTCCCAGGCAATCATGATATTTCTTTACATAATCCTTTTGAACGTTTTTTTTACCCTTTTGAAAAGTATAAACGATACATTTCCAAGACGCTTAATCCTCAGCTTGAAATTCAAGGTTTAGCCATATTGGGGGTTAATTCTGTTACTCCCTTTAAATCCATCCAAGGAAAGATTACAACTGCGCAACTCAATGTAATTCACAATTATTTTCGTTCCTTCCCAGCTACTACCGTCAAAATTGCTGTTATGCATCACAATTTAATTCGCTCTGATCGCCATAAAATTATTTCCAATTCAGAGGAACTTATTGCGACCCTTGGGGCTAGTAAAGTTAATTTAGTTTTATCGGGTCATTTGCATTATGCATGCTATGAGCAAATTGAAAGAGATTCCTTCGCTCATCCTCTTTACGTCGTTACTGCCGGAACGGCAGTATCAAGACGTTTACGGCAAGGACAAAATTCTTATAATATTCTACAGATTGATTCCAGTTATTGTAAAATGTCTGTGAGAGTCTATGATAAAAATCAATTTATTACTTTTAAAGAAAATGAATTTAATTTATAA
- a CDS encoding NAD(+)/NADH kinase, with product MGGLAMKIAIIANAKRADSPLLDKKKLDLLANENGLSYDLYIPKPKEIESLIKELLQKNYHAFLIAGGDGTVRTVVQVLANYEIPIAILPLGTFNYFARELKFPPDIEKLFKYIKNNKTKRVDIGEVNEHIFINHSSIGFYSYILKLKEKHKNWLGTSKLLKIIFTSVLLMRKIPIYNLKMIVDDQLVTHRTCLVFIGNNYHFTNLLDFGERNSLTSGYLAVYILRCKNRWEMLKCIFSIVFNRFDKTTYLTQFITNDLIISSQTNQLNVVIDGELFKLAMPLHYKIISKKLNVVTP from the coding sequence GTGGGTGGCTTAGCAATGAAAATCGCAATTATAGCAAATGCTAAAAGAGCGGATTCACCACTCTTGGATAAGAAAAAACTTGATCTATTAGCTAATGAAAATGGACTTTCTTACGATCTGTATATTCCTAAACCTAAAGAAATCGAGTCCTTGATAAAAGAACTTTTGCAAAAAAATTATCATGCTTTTTTAATTGCTGGTGGTGACGGAACTGTACGGACCGTAGTGCAAGTTTTAGCTAATTATGAAATTCCTATTGCGATACTACCACTCGGTACATTCAATTATTTTGCCAGAGAATTAAAATTTCCTCCCGATATAGAAAAACTTTTTAAATATATTAAGAATAATAAAACCAAACGGGTTGATATTGGTGAAGTTAATGAGCACATTTTTATTAATCATTCCTCAATTGGCTTTTATTCTTATATATTAAAATTAAAAGAAAAACATAAAAACTGGCTAGGAACGAGTAAGCTATTAAAAATTATATTTACATCTGTGCTTCTCATGCGAAAAATACCGATCTATAACCTCAAGATGATTGTCGATGATCAACTTGTAACCCACAGAACTTGCTTAGTATTCATTGGTAATAATTATCATTTCACCAATTTATTAGACTTTGGCGAAAGAAATTCTTTAACGTCTGGATATTTAGCTGTTTATATTTTAAGGTGTAAAAATCGTTGGGAAATGTTGAAATGCATATTCAGTATTGTATTTAATCGTTTTGATAAAACCACTTACTTAACCCAATTTATTACTAATGATTTAATTATTTCTTCTCAGACAAATCAGCTTAATGTAGTAATCGATGGTGAATTATTTAAATTAGCAATGCCATTACATTATAAAATCATTAGTAAAAAACTTAACGTGGTCACGCCTTAA
- a CDS encoding gamma-glutamyl-gamma-aminobutyrate hydrolase family protein (Members of this family of hydrolases with an active site Cys residue belong to MEROPS family C26.), whose translation MSKSRISNPLLAVVSYNHEIGGATADSLIQVIMQKLDMTVALADYRKITPPQDNLDSIFINNDLVFKVVANSKRRAWAYLKDADCLILPGNHAIIDPRLFGGNLSADQQIDLARAIAEMALIHVAMQRGIPILAVCGGHQIINIYLGGKVADLSEDDIDQQGFMAYASILFDKNSEIAKICYKNSKTVRGNFFGAHQEAVTEYGGKGLINNKDDSMAVVAVANDANFNIEGMEAKYGAPIYSFQFHPEVSVVGMYSKLYRAVSYHPETQHDIEISLRLFIAFKQAAQTFQTKKLIKFDQFKNDIRNKTKDPQNEQAYHFTSGTNVKPTLRSIFTEVRTDETQKDDSAVIEVRYKP comes from the coding sequence ATGTCTAAATCAAGAATTTCAAACCCGCTCCTCGCAGTTGTCAGTTACAACCATGAGATAGGTGGCGCGACTGCGGATTCGCTTATTCAGGTTATAATGCAAAAGTTGGATATGACAGTAGCATTAGCTGATTATAGAAAAATAACTCCGCCTCAAGACAATCTAGATTCCATCTTTATAAATAATGACTTGGTATTTAAAGTAGTCGCGAATTCCAAAAGACGTGCATGGGCTTATTTGAAAGACGCTGACTGTTTAATCTTGCCAGGAAATCATGCAATTATTGATCCCCGACTTTTTGGTGGAAATTTATCTGCTGATCAACAAATTGATCTGGCACGAGCCATAGCTGAAATGGCATTAATACATGTGGCTATGCAAAGAGGAATACCTATATTAGCTGTTTGCGGTGGTCATCAAATTATTAATATCTATTTAGGAGGTAAGGTTGCTGACTTATCTGAGGATGATATTGATCAACAAGGCTTCATGGCTTATGCGAGCATTTTATTTGATAAGAATTCCGAAATTGCGAAAATTTGCTATAAGAATTCAAAAACAGTGCGCGGTAATTTTTTTGGTGCACATCAAGAAGCTGTAACTGAATATGGCGGTAAGGGTTTAATCAATAATAAAGACGACTCTATGGCAGTTGTTGCGGTTGCAAATGATGCAAATTTTAATATTGAGGGTATGGAAGCCAAATATGGAGCTCCAATATATAGTTTCCAGTTTCATCCAGAGGTAAGTGTGGTGGGAATGTATTCTAAACTTTACCGCGCAGTTAGCTATCACCCTGAGACCCAGCATGACATTGAAATTAGCTTAAGACTATTTATTGCATTCAAACAAGCAGCACAAACATTTCAAACTAAAAAATTAATTAAGTTTGATCAATTTAAGAATGATATTCGTAATAAAACTAAGGACCCACAAAATGAACAAGCCTATCACTTTACCAGTGGTACAAATGTAAAGCCTACTCTCAGAAGCATATTCACCGAAGTAAGAACTGATGAAACTCAAAAGGATGACTCTGCTGTTATAGAAGTCAGATATAAACCATAA